From Mytilus galloprovincialis chromosome 9, xbMytGall1.hap1.1, whole genome shotgun sequence, the proteins below share one genomic window:
- the LOC143045997 gene encoding transmembrane channel-like protein 7 isoform X2 translates to MASIVNNSDENGIDVCTPLIGENPENDPFQFLEEEKQPDTMEPHDSYLGYDKEPNIGGYNNGHHRRETSGNQVIPMEDYHDYPSHNTSIMGYDHVPDASSSQPQTLVVRNRKKSIKLEQIFDKLDQLDQLDGDDDQYFQRTRSKRCERSKTLKERKIERNASQKDSSLKTTKTLGERYAEMKNNEDVTARNLATLMRDSTLRKMNKLRHSKGSKTWKNVKRSYNEFSHRISLWYSTFKEIEGEYGTAVMTYFKFLKWLLRLNFYTMIITFCVITIPFLVLGPSSYEDSVRSVNNSQDSIDCTKEYIHYMDNFTSQESLDEKVIDFLQGTGWMERTILFYGVYYNKTYYSEIEKTEKIYNMSLAYLLAVGCSFIICFILIVKNASKSAKVSLGLESSVAMYTNKVFAAWDYCINNQKNAKVKSVGIKFEITADLKEQKRTIDWDGKEFSDRCAIYFKRVVINLLVIILLGGSLALIAYTAQQMIELQKKEFEEIVILIIQYVPYLTITILNLAVPILFQKLVQFEMYKYETELKLTLARSVLLRLSSPIVLLAILYQQLIVTSKDSTSGKCGNVRWSATGSGLRGDVKCWETYVGQQVYKLVLLDLFVECGILFFGNVPRSIVYRKFKDKSKVIKMVGPQEFDLTQSVVDIVYSQNICWLGMMFSPLIPFMTFLKILIFFYSKKFLLKYCEAQERPYRTSRSNSLFMLVLLLSFVFAAAPIGYMVGRLQPSQSCGPFRLYADANVVMFNTVSYTVASWPGVLRGIFSFLGTVGFFVPVIIALCLLMYYYWLLGQGYKKTEKILQHQLKLEGQDKRYLMDRVTEFLESTEVNQNTLHNAAL, encoded by the exons ATGGCTAGTATTGTAAATAACTCTGATGAAAATGGGATAGATGTGTGTACACCTTTGATAGGTGAAAATCCAG AAAATGATCCTTTCCAATTCctagaagaagaaaaacaaccTGACACTATGGAACCACATGATTCCTATTTAGGTTATGATAAAGAACCAAACATTGGAGGATACAATAATGGACACCACAGAAGGGAAACCAGTGGTAACCAGGTCATTCCAATGGAGGATTATCATGATTATCCAAg CCATAATACTTCAATAATGGGTTATGATCATGTCCCTGATGCAAGTTCTAGTCAACCTCAAACTTTGGTTGTACGTAATCGTAAAAAGTCTATCAAATTGGAGCAGATATTTGACAAGTTGGATCAACTGGATCAACTAGATGGTGATGATGACCAATATTTCCAAAGAACTAGATCCAAAAGATGTGAAAGATCCAAAACTTTAAAGGAAAGAAAAATAGAGAGAAATGCTTCTCAAAAAGATTCGTCATTAAAAACTACAAAGACCCTTGGTGAAAGATATGCTGAAATGAAAAACAATGAAGATGTCACTGCCAGAAATTTAGCCACCTTGATGAG agATTCAACACTGAGAAAAATGAACAAACTTAGACACAGCAAAGGATCTAAG ACATGGAAAAATGTGAAGAGATCCTACAATGAATTTTCACACAGAATCTCGCTATGGTACAGTACCTTTAAAGAAATTGAAG GTGAATATGGAACTGCAGTGATGACATACTTCAAATTCCTAAAATGGCTGCTGAGGTTAAATTTTTATACAATGATAATAACATTTTGTGTGATAACCATACCATTTCTAGTATTAGGACCCTCATCATATGAAGACTCAGTAAGATCTGTTAATAATAGCCAGGATTCTATTGACTGTACAAAAGAATATATACATTACATGGATAATTTTACCAGTCAGGAGTCATTAGACGAAAAGGTTATTGATTTTCTTCAAGGGACA gGCTGGATGGAGAGAACAATATTGTTTTATGGTGTATACTACAACAAGACATATTATAGCGAGATAGAAAAGACAGAGAAAATATATAACATGTCATTAGCCTATTTACTAGCTGTTGGATGTAGTTTTATCATCTGTTTCATTCTTATTGTTAAAAA TGCATCTAAAAGTGCGAAAGTATCATTAGGTTTGGAATCATCAGTAGCTATGTATACAAATAAAGTGTTCGCAGCCTGGGATTATTGTATCAATAATCAGAAAAATGCTAAAGTCAAATCTGtgggcattaaatttgaaataacg GCAGATTTAAAAGAACAGAAAAGAACAATAGATTGGGATGGGAAGGAGTTTAGTGATAGATGTGCAATATACTTCAAGAGAGTTGTCATCAATCTTCTTGTCATAATATTACTGGGAGGCTCTCTAGCATTGATAGCTTATACAGCTCAACAGATGATAGAG CTTCAGAAGAAAGAATTTGAGGAGATAGTTATATTGATTATTCAGTATGTGCCATATCTAACGATCACCATATTAAATTTGGCTGTACCTATTCTCTTTCAAAAACTGGTACAGtttgaaatgtataaatatgaaactGAACTGAAATTAACATTAGCAAG ATCAGTTTTGCTCCGTCTATCTTCACCAATAGTTCTCCTAGCTATTCTGTATCAGCAACTGATTGTCACATCAAAGGACTCAACCAGTGGCAAATGTGGCAATGTGAGGTGGTCAGCCACAGGATCAGGACTCAGGGGAGATGTCAAA TGTTGGGAGACATATGTAGGACAACAGGTGTACAAGTTGGTCCTATTGGATCTGTTTGTAGAATGTGGTATTTTATTCTTTGGAAATGTTCCCAGAAG TATAGTGTATAGAAAATTCAAGGACAAGTCAAAAGTCATCAAGATGGTTGGTCCTCAAGAATTTGATTTGACTCAGAGTGTTGTAGACATTGTATACTCACAAAATATATGTTG GTTAGGAATGATGTTTAGTCCTTTAATTCCATTTATGACATTTCTGAAAATTTTAATCTTCTTTTATTCTAAAAAA tttttattgaaGTATTGCGAAGCACAAGAGCGTCCATATCGTACATCTAGATCTAATTCATTATTCATGTTAGTGCTATTATTATCCTTCGTGTTTGCAGCAGCACCTATAGGGTATATGGTTGGCCG TCTGCAGCCTAGCCAGAGTTGTGGTCCCTTCAGGCTATATGCTGATGCCAATGTTGTTATGTTTAATACAGTATCATATACAGTAGCTAGTTGGCCAGGAGTTTTAAGAGGTATATTCAGTTTTCTTGGAACTGTTGGATTTTTTGTGCCAGTCATTATAGCTTTATG TTTATTGATGTACTATTACTGGTTGTTAGGTCAAGGAtacaaaaagacagaaaaaattcTACAACATCAACTAAAACTG GAAGGACAAGATAAGAGATACCTCATGGACAGAGTAACAGAATTCCTAGAGAGTACAGAAGTCAATCAGAATACTCTGCATAATGCTGCCTTATAA
- the LOC143045997 gene encoding transmembrane channel-like protein 7 isoform X7 has translation MASIVNNSDENGIDVCTPLIGENPENDPFQFLEEEKQPDTMEPHDSYLGYDKEPNIGGYNNGHHRRETSGNQVIPMEDYHDYPSHNTSIMGYDHVPDASSSQPQTLVVRNRKKSIKLEQIFDKLDQLDQLDGDDDQYFQRTRSKRCERSKTLKERKIERNASQKDSSLKTTKTLGERYAEMKNNEDVTARNLATLMRQDREDSTLRKMNKLRHSKGSKTWKNVKRSYNEFSHRISLWYSTFKEIEGEYGTAVMTYFKFLKWLLRLNFYTMIITFCVITIPFLVLGPSSYEDSVRSVNNSQDSIDCTKEYIHYMDNFTSQESLDEKVIDFLQGTGWMERTILFYGVYYNKTYYSEIEKTEKIYNMSLAYLLAVGCSFIICFILIVKNASKSAKVSLGLESSVAMYTNKVFAAWDYCINNQKNAKVKSVGIKFEITADLKEQKRTIDWDGKEFSDRCAIYFKRVVINLLVIILLGGSLALIAYTAQQMIELQKKEFEEIVILIIQYVPYLTITILNLAVPILFQKLVQFEMYKYETELKLTLARSVLLRLSSPIVLLAILYQQLIVTSKDSTSGKCGNVRWSATGSGLRGDVKCWETYVGQQVYKLVLLDLFVECGILFFGNVPRSIVYRKFKDKSKVIKMVGPQEFDLTQSVVDIVYSQNICWLGMMFSPLIPFMTFLKILIFFYSKKFLLKYCEAQERPYRTSRSNSLFMLVLLLSFVFAAAPIGYMVGRLQPSQSCGPFRLYADANVVMFHTVSNIFHSQSAA, from the exons ATGGCTAGTATTGTAAATAACTCTGATGAAAATGGGATAGATGTGTGTACACCTTTGATAGGTGAAAATCCAG AAAATGATCCTTTCCAATTCctagaagaagaaaaacaaccTGACACTATGGAACCACATGATTCCTATTTAGGTTATGATAAAGAACCAAACATTGGAGGATACAATAATGGACACCACAGAAGGGAAACCAGTGGTAACCAGGTCATTCCAATGGAGGATTATCATGATTATCCAAg CCATAATACTTCAATAATGGGTTATGATCATGTCCCTGATGCAAGTTCTAGTCAACCTCAAACTTTGGTTGTACGTAATCGTAAAAAGTCTATCAAATTGGAGCAGATATTTGACAAGTTGGATCAACTGGATCAACTAGATGGTGATGATGACCAATATTTCCAAAGAACTAGATCCAAAAGATGTGAAAGATCCAAAACTTTAAAGGAAAGAAAAATAGAGAGAAATGCTTCTCAAAAAGATTCGTCATTAAAAACTACAAAGACCCTTGGTGAAAGATATGCTGAAATGAAAAACAATGAAGATGTCACTGCCAGAAATTTAGCCACCTTGATGAG GCAGGATCGAGA agATTCAACACTGAGAAAAATGAACAAACTTAGACACAGCAAAGGATCTAAG ACATGGAAAAATGTGAAGAGATCCTACAATGAATTTTCACACAGAATCTCGCTATGGTACAGTACCTTTAAAGAAATTGAAG GTGAATATGGAACTGCAGTGATGACATACTTCAAATTCCTAAAATGGCTGCTGAGGTTAAATTTTTATACAATGATAATAACATTTTGTGTGATAACCATACCATTTCTAGTATTAGGACCCTCATCATATGAAGACTCAGTAAGATCTGTTAATAATAGCCAGGATTCTATTGACTGTACAAAAGAATATATACATTACATGGATAATTTTACCAGTCAGGAGTCATTAGACGAAAAGGTTATTGATTTTCTTCAAGGGACA gGCTGGATGGAGAGAACAATATTGTTTTATGGTGTATACTACAACAAGACATATTATAGCGAGATAGAAAAGACAGAGAAAATATATAACATGTCATTAGCCTATTTACTAGCTGTTGGATGTAGTTTTATCATCTGTTTCATTCTTATTGTTAAAAA TGCATCTAAAAGTGCGAAAGTATCATTAGGTTTGGAATCATCAGTAGCTATGTATACAAATAAAGTGTTCGCAGCCTGGGATTATTGTATCAATAATCAGAAAAATGCTAAAGTCAAATCTGtgggcattaaatttgaaataacg GCAGATTTAAAAGAACAGAAAAGAACAATAGATTGGGATGGGAAGGAGTTTAGTGATAGATGTGCAATATACTTCAAGAGAGTTGTCATCAATCTTCTTGTCATAATATTACTGGGAGGCTCTCTAGCATTGATAGCTTATACAGCTCAACAGATGATAGAG CTTCAGAAGAAAGAATTTGAGGAGATAGTTATATTGATTATTCAGTATGTGCCATATCTAACGATCACCATATTAAATTTGGCTGTACCTATTCTCTTTCAAAAACTGGTACAGtttgaaatgtataaatatgaaactGAACTGAAATTAACATTAGCAAG ATCAGTTTTGCTCCGTCTATCTTCACCAATAGTTCTCCTAGCTATTCTGTATCAGCAACTGATTGTCACATCAAAGGACTCAACCAGTGGCAAATGTGGCAATGTGAGGTGGTCAGCCACAGGATCAGGACTCAGGGGAGATGTCAAA TGTTGGGAGACATATGTAGGACAACAGGTGTACAAGTTGGTCCTATTGGATCTGTTTGTAGAATGTGGTATTTTATTCTTTGGAAATGTTCCCAGAAG TATAGTGTATAGAAAATTCAAGGACAAGTCAAAAGTCATCAAGATGGTTGGTCCTCAAGAATTTGATTTGACTCAGAGTGTTGTAGACATTGTATACTCACAAAATATATGTTG GTTAGGAATGATGTTTAGTCCTTTAATTCCATTTATGACATTTCTGAAAATTTTAATCTTCTTTTATTCTAAAAAA tttttattgaaGTATTGCGAAGCACAAGAGCGTCCATATCGTACATCTAGATCTAATTCATTATTCATGTTAGTGCTATTATTATCCTTCGTGTTTGCAGCAGCACCTATAGGGTATATGGTTGGCCG TCTGCAGCCTAGCCAGAGTTGTGGTCCCTTCAGGCTGTATGCTGATGCCAATGTTGTTATGTTTCATACAGTATCTAATATATTCCATTCACAGTCTGCAGCCTAG
- the LOC143045997 gene encoding transmembrane channel-like protein 7 isoform X6, producing MEPHDSYLGYDKEPNIGGYNNGHHRRETSGNQVIPMEDYHDYPSHNTSIMGYDHVPDASSSQPQTLVVRNRKKSIKLEQIFDKLDQLDQLDGDDDQYFQRTRSKRCERSKTLKERKIERNASQKDSSLKTTKTLGERYAEMKNNEDVTARNLATLMRQDREDSTLRKMNKLRHSKGSKTWKNVKRSYNEFSHRISLWYSTFKEIEGEYGTAVMTYFKFLKWLLRLNFYTMIITFCVITIPFLVLGPSSYEDSVRSVNNSQDSIDCTKEYIHYMDNFTSQESLDEKVIDFLQGTGWMERTILFYGVYYNKTYYSEIEKTEKIYNMSLAYLLAVGCSFIICFILIVKNASKSAKVSLGLESSVAMYTNKVFAAWDYCINNQKNAKVKSVGIKFEITADLKEQKRTIDWDGKEFSDRCAIYFKRVVINLLVIILLGGSLALIAYTAQQMIELQKKEFEEIVILIIQYVPYLTITILNLAVPILFQKLVQFEMYKYETELKLTLARSVLLRLSSPIVLLAILYQQLIVTSKDSTSGKCGNVRWSATGSGLRGDVKCWETYVGQQVYKLVLLDLFVECGILFFGNVPRSIVYRKFKDKSKVIKMVGPQEFDLTQSVVDIVYSQNICWLGMMFSPLIPFMTFLKILIFFYSKKFLLKYCEAQERPYRTSRSNSLFMLVLLLSFVFAAAPIGYMVGRLQPSQSCGPFRLYADANVVMFNTVSYTVASWPGVLRGIFSFLGTVGFFVPVIIALCLLMYYYWLLGQGYKKTEKILQHQLKLEGQDKRYLMDRVTEFLESTEVNQNTLHNAAL from the exons ATGGAACCACATGATTCCTATTTAGGTTATGATAAAGAACCAAACATTGGAGGATACAATAATGGACACCACAGAAGGGAAACCAGTGGTAACCAGGTCATTCCAATGGAGGATTATCATGATTATCCAAg CCATAATACTTCAATAATGGGTTATGATCATGTCCCTGATGCAAGTTCTAGTCAACCTCAAACTTTGGTTGTACGTAATCGTAAAAAGTCTATCAAATTGGAGCAGATATTTGACAAGTTGGATCAACTGGATCAACTAGATGGTGATGATGACCAATATTTCCAAAGAACTAGATCCAAAAGATGTGAAAGATCCAAAACTTTAAAGGAAAGAAAAATAGAGAGAAATGCTTCTCAAAAAGATTCGTCATTAAAAACTACAAAGACCCTTGGTGAAAGATATGCTGAAATGAAAAACAATGAAGATGTCACTGCCAGAAATTTAGCCACCTTGATGAG GCAGGATCGAGA agATTCAACACTGAGAAAAATGAACAAACTTAGACACAGCAAAGGATCTAAG ACATGGAAAAATGTGAAGAGATCCTACAATGAATTTTCACACAGAATCTCGCTATGGTACAGTACCTTTAAAGAAATTGAAG GTGAATATGGAACTGCAGTGATGACATACTTCAAATTCCTAAAATGGCTGCTGAGGTTAAATTTTTATACAATGATAATAACATTTTGTGTGATAACCATACCATTTCTAGTATTAGGACCCTCATCATATGAAGACTCAGTAAGATCTGTTAATAATAGCCAGGATTCTATTGACTGTACAAAAGAATATATACATTACATGGATAATTTTACCAGTCAGGAGTCATTAGACGAAAAGGTTATTGATTTTCTTCAAGGGACA gGCTGGATGGAGAGAACAATATTGTTTTATGGTGTATACTACAACAAGACATATTATAGCGAGATAGAAAAGACAGAGAAAATATATAACATGTCATTAGCCTATTTACTAGCTGTTGGATGTAGTTTTATCATCTGTTTCATTCTTATTGTTAAAAA TGCATCTAAAAGTGCGAAAGTATCATTAGGTTTGGAATCATCAGTAGCTATGTATACAAATAAAGTGTTCGCAGCCTGGGATTATTGTATCAATAATCAGAAAAATGCTAAAGTCAAATCTGtgggcattaaatttgaaataacg GCAGATTTAAAAGAACAGAAAAGAACAATAGATTGGGATGGGAAGGAGTTTAGTGATAGATGTGCAATATACTTCAAGAGAGTTGTCATCAATCTTCTTGTCATAATATTACTGGGAGGCTCTCTAGCATTGATAGCTTATACAGCTCAACAGATGATAGAG CTTCAGAAGAAAGAATTTGAGGAGATAGTTATATTGATTATTCAGTATGTGCCATATCTAACGATCACCATATTAAATTTGGCTGTACCTATTCTCTTTCAAAAACTGGTACAGtttgaaatgtataaatatgaaactGAACTGAAATTAACATTAGCAAG ATCAGTTTTGCTCCGTCTATCTTCACCAATAGTTCTCCTAGCTATTCTGTATCAGCAACTGATTGTCACATCAAAGGACTCAACCAGTGGCAAATGTGGCAATGTGAGGTGGTCAGCCACAGGATCAGGACTCAGGGGAGATGTCAAA TGTTGGGAGACATATGTAGGACAACAGGTGTACAAGTTGGTCCTATTGGATCTGTTTGTAGAATGTGGTATTTTATTCTTTGGAAATGTTCCCAGAAG TATAGTGTATAGAAAATTCAAGGACAAGTCAAAAGTCATCAAGATGGTTGGTCCTCAAGAATTTGATTTGACTCAGAGTGTTGTAGACATTGTATACTCACAAAATATATGTTG GTTAGGAATGATGTTTAGTCCTTTAATTCCATTTATGACATTTCTGAAAATTTTAATCTTCTTTTATTCTAAAAAA tttttattgaaGTATTGCGAAGCACAAGAGCGTCCATATCGTACATCTAGATCTAATTCATTATTCATGTTAGTGCTATTATTATCCTTCGTGTTTGCAGCAGCACCTATAGGGTATATGGTTGGCCG TCTGCAGCCTAGCCAGAGTTGTGGTCCCTTCAGGCTATATGCTGATGCCAATGTTGTTATGTTTAATACAGTATCATATACAGTAGCTAGTTGGCCAGGAGTTTTAAGAGGTATATTCAGTTTTCTTGGAACTGTTGGATTTTTTGTGCCAGTCATTATAGCTTTATG TTTATTGATGTACTATTACTGGTTGTTAGGTCAAGGAtacaaaaagacagaaaaaattcTACAACATCAACTAAAACTG GAAGGACAAGATAAGAGATACCTCATGGACAGAGTAACAGAATTCCTAGAGAGTACAGAAGTCAATCAGAATACTCTGCATAATGCTGCCTTATAA